In one Hoplias malabaricus isolate fHopMal1 chromosome X1, fHopMal1.hap1, whole genome shotgun sequence genomic region, the following are encoded:
- the LOC136675578 gene encoding fatty acid CoA ligase Acsl3-like: MKLKEDVPPIILHVFRSVVWVYSVITFIPWYFLSGAGANQARAKRIKACSVSGRPAGPYRAVNSQQQLVSRVHEGVDTLDKVFEYAVKLFPDRDCLGTREVLCEEDEVQPNGKVFKKVILGEYNWLSYGETFRLAQKFGSGLAALGQKPQCNIAIFCETRAEWIIAAQACFMYNFPVVTLYSTLGGPAIAHGLNETEVTHIITSKDLLQSRLKEILLDVPRLQHIIIVDHKPTTWPGLPRSIQVHNMASVQDLGAKSENMAVQRRQPLPSDIAVIMYTSGSTGIPKGVMISHSNIIAGVTGMAERIPGLDENDTYIGYLPLAHVLELSAELVCVSHGCRIGYSSPQTLADQSTKIKKGSKGDTSVLRPTLMAAVPEIMDRIYKNVMTKVDEMSRVQKTLFVLAYNYKMEQISRGYGTPLCDNLVFRRVRSLLGGHMRVLLSGGAPLSAATQRFMNICFCCPVGQGYGLTETCGAGTISDFYDYSTGRVGAPLVCSEFMLKDWEEGGYYSTDKPNPRGEILIGGPNVTMGYYKNEKKNREDFFVDRNGQRWFCTGDIGEFEPDGCLRIIDRKKDLVKLQAGEYVSLGKVEAALKNCPLIDNICAYANSDESYVISFVVPNQRQLTALAKQKGIRGSWEDICNHPDMEKEVLRIITDAAVTAKLERFEIPKKIRLSAEAWTPETGLVTDAFKLKRKELKTHYQEDIERMYGGK, encoded by the exons ATGAAGCTTAAGGAGGATGTGCCCCCAATCATCCTGCATGTTTTTCGTTCCGTGGTGTGGGTCTATTCGGTCATCACCTTCATCCCCTGGTACTTTTTGTCTGGCGCTGGTGCCAACCAGGCACGTGCCAAACGCATCAAAGCATGCTCT GTAAGTGGTCGTCCAGCGGGGCCATACCGGGCAGTGAACAGCCAACAGCAGCTGGTCTCCCGGGTACATGAGGGGGTAGACACGCTGGATAAAGTGTTTGAGTACGCAGTCAAACTTTTCCCTGACAGAGATTGTCTTGGCACCAGGGAGGTTCTCTGTGAAGAGGATGAAGTACAGCCCAACGGCAAGGTCTTCAAGAAG GTCATACTTGGTGAATATAACTGGTTGTCATATGGAGAAACATTCCGCCTGGCTCAGAAATTCGGCAGCGGGCTGGCTGCTCTGGGTCAGAAGCCCCAGTGTAACATTGCTATTTTCTGTGAGACTCGAGCTGAGTGGATAATAGCAGCGCAGGCCTGCTTCATGTACAACTTCCCAG TGGTCACTCTATACTCTACTCTGGGAGGTCCAGCAATTGCTCATGGCCTCAATGAGACAGAGGTCACTCACATaatcaccagtaaagatttgcTCCAAAGCCGCCTCAAG GAGATTCTGCTTGATGTGCCTAGACTGCAGCACATAATCATAGTGGACCATAAACCCACCACCTGGCCTGGATTACCCAGAAGCATTCAAGTACACAATATGGCCTCAGTGCAGGATCTGGGGGCCAAGAGTGAAAACA TGGCCGTGCAAAGGAGACAGCCTCTTCCCTCTGACATTGCTGTGATCATGTATACCAGTGGCTCCACTGGTATCCCAAAAGGAGTCATGATCTCCCATAGCAACATAATTGCTGGAGTAACTGGCATGGCTGAACGCATCCCTGGTCTGGA TGAGAATGACACCTATATTGGCTACCTGCCACTGGCCCATGTGCTGGAGCTCAGCgctgagcttgtgtgtgtatctcaTGGCTGCCGAATTGGATACTCCTCACCACAGACACTTGCTGACCAG TCTACCAAAATTAAAAAAGGCAGCAAAGGAGACACCAGTGTCCTTAGGCCAACACTGATGGCAGCTGTCCCG gaGATCATGGATCGTATCTATAAGAATGTGATGACTAAAGTGGATGAGATGAGTCGAGTACAGAAGACTCTCTTTGTGCTGGCCTACAACTATAAGATGGAGCAAATCTCTAGAGGATATGGCACACCGCTTTGTGACAA TCTGGTGTTCAGGAGGGTGCGATCATTGTTGGGTGGACATATGCGAGTCTTGCTGTCAGGAGGAGCTCCACTCTCTGCAGCTACGCAGCGCTTCATGAACATCTGTTTCTGCTGCCCTGTGGGTCAGGGTTATGGCCTCACAGAGACCTGCGGAGCTGGAACCATCAGTGATT tttATGACTACAGTACAGGCCGCGTTGGAGCTCCTCTTGTCTGCTCTGAGTTCATGCTGAAGGATTGGGAAGAAG GTGGTTACTATAGCACAGACAAGCCCAACCCTCGAGGGGAAATTCTGATTGGTGGACCAAACGTTACCATGGGTTActataaaaatgagaaaaagaacagagagGACTTCTTTGTGGATAGGAACGGTCAGCGCTGGTTTTGCACAGGGGACATTGGAGAGTTTGAGCCTGATGGCTGCCTCAGGATCATTG atcGTAAAAAGGACCTGGTAAAGCTTCAGGCTGGAGAGTACGTTTCTCTGGGGAAAGTGGAGGCTGCGTTGAAAAACTGCCCCCTCATCGATAACATATGTGCATACGCCAACAG CGATGAATCCTATGTGATCAGCTTTGTGGTACCAAATCAGAGGCAGCTGACTGCTCTGGCCAAACAGAAGGGAATCCGTGGATCCTGGGAGGACATTTGTAACCACCCTGACATGGAGAAGGAGGTGCTGCGCATCATCACTGACGCTGCTGTTACTG cTAAACTAGAGCGTTTCGAGATCCCCAAGAAAATTCGCCTCAGCGCAGAGGCATGGACTCCAGAGACGGGCCTTGTAACGGATGCCTTCAAGCTCAAACGCAAAGAACTCAAAACACATTACCAAGAAGATATCGAGAGGATGTACGGGGGCAAGTGA